The following proteins are encoded in a genomic region of Nicotiana sylvestris chromosome 4, ASM39365v2, whole genome shotgun sequence:
- the LOC104244930 gene encoding uncharacterized protein: MSEVEAEKTVEEEVVKGGELLFCGCTSWDAIGRRKVAEGNLISPTRLRPLLGVNICFVASGCASCHCVALDTEGRCYTWGRNEKGQLGHGDKITRDRPTVVSELSKHKIIRAAAGRSHTVVVTEDGQSFAFGWNKHGQLGTGSAKNEIESSPVQCAVSEVKTATCGAEFTVWLTSVEGASILTAGLPQYGQLGHGTDNEYNTKDSSVKLAYEAQPRPRAIAAFSGETIVKVACGTNHTVAVDKNGYVYTWGFGGYGRLGHREQKDEWTPRRVDVFTRQNVLPPNAVVSAGSANSACTAGGGQLYMWGKVKNSGDDWMYPKPLLDLSGWNLRCMDSGHMHHFVGADSSCISWGHAQSGELGYGPTGQKSSAVPKKVDILDGMHVISVACGFAHSMVVIDKTNVEDRLDQLDVYDGKASEEASVEPVSESPVSQKASKKGSAKAPANSNKRKKKDASSDSEGEEENSDDESDDYEEKSNGRAKSSGRGRGKAAGRATASKKGSGRGRGRPPSASKSSQPEGKVTPGKRGRPRKS; encoded by the exons ATGTCGGAGGTAGAGGCAGAGAAGACGGTGGAGGAAGAGGTGGTGAAGGGTGGTGAGCTGCTGTTTTGTGGATGTACTAGTTGGGATGCTATTGGTCGCCGGAAAGTGGCGGAAGGGAATTTGATTTCTCCGACGAGGCTTCGACCGCTTCTTGGTGTCAACATTTGTTTCGTTGCCTCTGGCTGCG CTTCTTGTCATTGTGTAGCACTAGATACTGAAGGACGTTGCTATACATGGGGAAGGAATGAG AAAGGGCAGCTTGGTCATGGAGATAAAATTACACGTGATAGACCAACTGTTGTTTCTGAACTCTCCAA GCATAAAATCATTAGAGCCGCAGCTGGAAGGAGCCACACAGTGGTAGTGACTGAAGATGGACAGTCCTTTGCTTTTGGTTGGAATAAACATGGGCAGCTTGGTACAGGCTCTGCAAAAAATG AAATTGAATCATCTCCAGTCCAATGTGCTGTCTCTGAAGTCAAAACTGCTACTTGTGGGGCTGAATTTACTGTGTGGCTAACCTCAGTTGAAGGAGCTTCTATATT AACTGCCGGTCTGCCTCAGTATGGTCAGCTTGGTCATGGTACTGACAATGAG TATAATACCAAAGATAGCTCGGTAAAGCTAGCctatgaagctcaaccccgaccTAGAGCTATAGCAGCTTTTTCTGGAGAGACTATAGTCAAAGTAGCTTGTGGAACAAATCACACAG TTGCAGTGGATAAGAATGGATATGTATACAC GTGGGGATTTGGCGGTTATGGGAG GCTTGGTCATAGAGAACAGAAGGATGAGTGGACTCCTCGACGAGTTGATGTTTTCACACGGCAGAATGTCTTGCCTCCAAATGCAGTGGTTTCAGCAGGTTCTGCCAACTCAGCATGCACTGCTG GAGGAGGACAGCTTTACATGTGGGGCAAAGTAAAGAACAGCGGGGATGATTGGATGTATCCTAAACCTCTTCTGGATTTGAG TGGATGGAACCTGCGATGTATGGATTCTGGACATATGCACCACTTTGTCGGTGCTGATTCCTCGTGCATTAGTTGGGGCCATGCACAATCAGGGGAGCTGGGTTATGGACCAACTGGACAAAA ATCTTCTGCAGTTCCTAAGAAGGTGGACATTTTAGATGGCATGCATGTTATCAG TGTTGCTTGCGGATTTGCCCACTCCATGGTTGTGATTGACAAGACCAATGTTGAAGATCGACTTGATCAG CTTGACGTATATGATGGCAAGGCTTCTGAGGAAG CGAGCGTAGAACCTGTGAGTGAATCTCCAGTTTCTCAAAAGGCTTCCAAAAAAGGGTCTGCTAAGGCACCTGCAAATTCAAATAAGAGGAAGAAAAAAGATGCATCATCTGATTCTGAAGGTGAGGAGGAAAATAGTGATGATGAGAGTGATGACTATGAAGAAAAATCTAATGGGCGAGCTAAGTCTTCCGGCAGAGGTCGTGGAaaggctgctggaagagctacaGCAAGTAAAAAGGGCAGTGGCCGTGGGAGGGGTCGACCTCCATCAGCAAGTAAAAGCTCCCAGCCTGAAGGGAAAGTAACGCCAGGTAAAAGAGGAAGGCCCAGGAAATCGTAA
- the LOC138890545 gene encoding uncharacterized protein produces MIGANDKKVETYNSRVDQIPATPPILKGIDSKKFVQKPFPSNAAPKPIPKKFRMPDLPKYNGTSDSNEHVTTYTCAVKGNDLRDDEIESVLLKKFKETLSKGAMMWYHNLAPNSIDSFAMLADSFIKAHVGAIKVATRKSDVFKIKQRENEMLREFVSYFQMERMELPPVSNDWAVQAFTQGLNERSSVASKRLKQNLVDYPAVTLSDVHNRYQSKIRVEDDQLGAFSGSVYPRRLLEKEPKPNKERYQPTSKI; encoded by the coding sequence ATGATAGGAGCtaacgacaaaaaggtggagacctacaattcaagggtcgaccagatcccagccacacccccgatcctgaagggtATTGATTCAAAAAAATTCGTACAGAAGCCATTCCCGTCAAATGCTgctccgaagcccatcccgaagaaattcagaatgcccgatctcccgaagtacaacggaacctcggacTCCAACGAGCACGTCACAACTTACACTTGTGCCGTAAAGGGCAATGACCTGAGGGATGATGAGATCGAATCTGTCTTGCTAAAAAAGTTCAAAGAAACActttcgaaaggggccatgatgtggtaccacaacttAGCTCCAAATTCAAttgactcatttgccatgctggcagattctttcataaaggcacatgtcggtgccatcaaggtggctacaaggaaatctgacgtcttcaaaatcaaacaaagagaaaatgaGATGTTGCGGGAGTTCGTATCCTACTTTCAAATGGagagaatggaattaccaccagtctccaatgactgggcagtgcaggccttcacccaaggcttgaacgaacgaagctcggtggcttcgaagcggCTGAAGCAGAATTTGGTTGACTACCCCGCCGTGACTTTGTCGGATGTCCATAACCGATAtcagtcaaagattagggtcgaggacgaccaactgggagccttctcgggctcggtatatccaagaagactcctggaaaaggagccaaagccaaacaaagaaaggtaccaaccaaCATCGAAGATATGA